A genomic stretch from Diachasmimorpha longicaudata isolate KC_UGA_2023 chromosome 2, iyDiaLong2, whole genome shotgun sequence includes:
- the LOC135171619 gene encoding uncharacterized protein LOC135171619, which produces MINNAHSARETVDHLISTARIPKEDLGEQFVFHLLKRSMEADTRTTWEQKLGTSTNFIPLQELVNFLESTARSMTPDDQHEPTVHQRPKEKIQRGKSPPRARVYHAAEATAQRKEPQHIKPADCCAYCNAKHFIGKCPSFLSLSAQKKLAFLATTRLCYNCFGTHLVTKCKCTKSCMKCQHRHHTLLHMDPKDRERTSTINSGPEQPSTSAESGRSTSTQSTKVNEKSTASTTSQGIYAPLSQVEESTQRNSVNAEDAKFSHKSTDQRLVLLATAKARAFSKSGFYTIARILIDQGSELSFISESLVHQLQLQRRHSTIELIGIGGKHACSTRGIVAITLQSTKQPFQQVEINAHILQKLTSRLPTFSCSSASIGSLQQLQLADESYSTPGPINIIIGADNYGKIIGNGIEKSNHDQLVGQLTTFGWILSGPLCNTTSSTRTSLSAARGSSNEQLTELLQRFWVQEEPPISTNPTNELTPDELECEEHFQRTHQRDTSGRYIVRLPLRTSTAALGESRNKALRQLQSVKRRLNANPDYSKLYYDFINEYEALDHMRRIQQISEPATNYYLPHHGVLREDSLTTKLRVVFNGSNKTSTGISLNDILHAGGKLQVDAMDVLTWLRRHRLVFGTDIVKMFRQINVHPDDWNLQRILWIDENQQLVTYQLTTVTYGQKCSPWLSLRVLQQLVNDEGQRFPAAVLPLTKGRYVDDIYGGADSEGEFKEMIIQLQQICQAGGFPLQKWTSNRPEILQQLNLSTGPAGTVQFEEAVIKTLGLCWHPATDLFQYKSRTFNSTSFTKRVLLSEIAQIFDPLGFIAPVIVRGKILIQELWLLKLAWDDQLPLDYVRRWKEFREELTQLNQLSIPRWLNLSPTTTNVQIHGFADASTAAMGAVVYLRVQRNNETPTISLVCAKTRVAPLKKLTIPRLELTAALLLTKIVSWAQRTLEINGETYLWSDSSVALAWINSHPSRWKEFVHNRVTKIQEELPTAVSRHVGGIYNPADCASRGISPSQLNEHHLWWKGPDWLAKPSSDWPQNTTSAPTEVSLEERPATAHPVAAEARQHPLTEFLNRYSTLSKVLQVTATMNRAIQRLRRQPTPDSSVLTTIELNEARTFWVKVTQHQYFESVFQNLNRDIQLPRQHPLAKLTPRIDDQGILRLGGRLKNSLLDPDETHPIILPRQSRLTTLIINEAHQKTLHGGVQLTMAHIRQRYWIVGGRKSVHASILRCAVCTRFRATRAQQLMGQLPTARATPSRPFLHTGVDYAGPLPILKWRPTNAQPSTVHIAVFVCFTTSAVHLELVNRQTTDAFIAAYKRFTGRRGIPAIMYSDNATTFEGAANELNRLYNQESPDNQQIRAALASNGTQWKFIPPNAPHFGGKWEAAVKSTKYHLRRVLGTTTLTYEELNTILIQIEACLNSRPIVPMRDDPDDLQALTPGHFLIGEPLQLLPEPSQLNTNITRSHDGIW; this is translated from the exons ATGATCAACAACGCTCATAGTGCTCGTGAGACGGTGGACCACCTGATAAGCACCGCCAGGATTCCGAAAGAAGATTTGGGCGAGCAATTCGTCTTTCACTTGCTCAAACGTTCCATGGAGGCTGACACACGCACCACATGGGAACAGAAGCTGGGAACATCAACGAATTTCATACCTCTGCAGGAGTTAGTCAACTTCCTGGAGTCAACAGCAAGAAGCATGACTCCAGATGATCAACACGAACCAACGGTTCATCAACGGCcaaaagagaaaattcaacGTGGAAAATCACCACCTCGAGCACGCGTTTATCATGCCGCCGAAGCAACAGCTCAACGAAAGGAGCCTCAACATATTAAGCCTGCTGATTGCTGTGCGTATTGCAACGCCAAGCATTTCATTGGAAAGTGCCCATCATTTCTCAGCCTCTCAGCGCAGAAAAAACTAGCGTTTCTGGCAACAACTCGACTATGTTATAACTGCTTCGGTACACACCTGGTGACGAAATGCAAGTGCACCAAATCTTGCATGAAATGTCAACACAGGCACCACACGCTGTTGCACATGGACccaaaggacagagagaggacaTCGACAATCAACAGCGGTCCAGAGCAACCATCAACGAGTGCGGAATCAG GTCGTTCAACATCAACACAATCAACTAAAGTCAACGAGAAATCAACAGCTTCAACGACTAGCCAGGGGATTTACGCCCCCCTGAGTCAAGTCGAAGAATCGACTCAACGGAATTCGGTCAACGCAGAGGACGCTAAGTTCTCCCACAAATCAACGGATCAACGACTAGTGCTCTTGGCTACAGCTAAAGCTAGGGCATTCTCCAAAAGCGGATTCTACACGATCGCCAGAATCCTCATCGACCAAGGCTCAgagctttcatttatttcggaAAGCCTGGTTCATCAGCTTCAACTACAACGACGACATTCAACGATTGAACTCATCGGAATTGGTGGAAAACACGCATGTTCAACGAGAGGGATTGTGGCAATCACGCTCCAATCAACGAAACAGCCATTTCAACAGGTTGAGATCAACGCCCACATCCTGCAAAAGCTAACCTCACGGTTACCAACGTTCTCATGCTCATCTGCATCAATCGGATCACTGCAGCAGCTTCAACTGGCAGATGAGAGCTATTCAACACCTGGACCTATCAACATAATAATCGGAGCTGACAACTACGGGAAAATCATCGGCAACgggattgaaaaatccaaccaTGATCAATTAGTTGGCCAACTAACAACATTCGGATGGATCTTATCCGGTCCATTATGCAACACAACGTCTTCAACGAGGACCTCCTTATCCGCGGCAAGGGGATCTTCCAACGAACAATTAACGGAGCTTCTACAAAGATTCTGGGTCCAGGAAGAACCACCAATCTCAACAAATCCAACCAACGAGCTCACACCAGACGAATTAGAGTGTGAAGAACACTTTCAACGCACTCATCAACGAGACACGTCTGGGCGCTACATTGTGCGATTGCCACTTCGCACATCAACAGCAGCGCTCGGAGAATCGAGGAATAAAGCGCTTCGTCAGCTCCAGTCGGTGAAACGAAGACTAAACGCTAATCCTGACTACAGCAAACTCTACTATGACTTTATCAACGAATACGAAGCACTTGATCACATGCGACGTATACAACAAATATCAGAACCAGCAACAAACTACTACCTGCCACATCATGGGGTTCTGAGGGAAGATTCACTAACTACGAAGCTTCGAGTAGTCTTCAACGGCTCCAACAAGACATCAACGGGTATCTCACTCAACGACATCCTCCACGCGGGCGGAAAGCTTCAAGTGGATGCAATGGATGTACTAACATGGTTGAGACGACATCGACTCGTCTTCGGCACCGACATCGTTAAGATGTTTCGACAAATCAACGTACACCCTGACGATTGGAATCTTCAACGCATTCTTTGGATAGACGAAAATCAACAACTTGTGACATACCAACTAACAACGGTCACATATGGACAGAAATGCTCTCCATGGCTCTCTTTGAGAGTTCTTCAACAACTCGTCAACGATGAAGGTCAACGATTCCCTGCAGCAGTGCTACCGCTAACTAAAGGCCGTTATGTCGACGACATTTACGGTGGAGCGGACTCTGAGGGAGAATTCaaagaaatgataattcaacTTCAACAGATCTGCCAGGCGGGCGGATTTCCACTTCAAAAGTGGACCAGTAATCGCCCAGAGATACTCCAACAGCTCAACTTGTCAACGGGACCGGCAGGTACAGTGCAATTCGAGGAAGCAGTCATCAAAACGCTCGGATTGTGCTGGCATCCAGCAAcagatttatttcaatataaatcTAGAACATTCAACTCAACGAGCTTCACCAAGAGGGTACTGCTATCGGAAATAGCTCAAATTTTCGATCCTCTTGGATTCATCGCACCAGTCATTGTTCGAGGAAAAATACTCATCCAAGAACTATGGCTGCTTAAACTCGCTTGGGATGATCAACTTCCACTCGACTATGTTCGAAGGTGGAAAGAGTTCAGGGAGGAACTCACGCAACTAAATCAACTGTCCATCCCAAGATGGCTGAATCTATCTCCAACGACTACCAACGTACAAATACATGGATTTGCCGACGCATCAACAGCTGCCATGGGAGCAGTCGTTTATCTACGAGTTCAACGAAACAACGAAACACCAACAATCAGCTTGGTGTGTGCCAAAACAAGAGTTGCACCACTGAAAAAGCTGACGATTCCACGCCTGGAGCTAACCGCGGCCCTTCTGCTAACAAAAATTGTCAGCTGGGCACAACGCACATTGGAAATCAACGGAGAGACATACCTttggtctgattcttctgtAGCTTTGGCATGGATCAACAGCCATCCATCGAGATGGAAGGAATTCGTTCACAATAGAGTAACGAAAATCCAGGAAGAGTTACCAACAGCCGTATCGAGACATGTTGGTGGGATTTACAACCCTGCTGACTGCGCTTCACGTGGCATTTCACCGAGTCAACTCAACGAACATCACCTTTGGTGGAAAGGGCCTGACTGGCTAGCAAAACCGTCGTCAGACTGGCCACAAAATACAACCAGTGCTCCAACGGAAGTCTCTCTTGAAGAGAGACCAGCAACAGCTCACCCAGTAGCTGCTGAAGCTAGGCAGCATCCACTGACAGAGTTCCTGAACAGATATTCTACTTTATCAAAAGTATTACAAGTCACCGCAACGATGAATCGAGCCATCCAACGACTTCGACGACAACCAACGCCCGATTCATCAGTATTAACAACGATAGAACTCAACGAAGCGAGGACATTCTGGGTTAAGGTAACACAACACCAATACTTTGAATCTGTGTTTCAGAACTTGAACAGAGATATTCAACTACCTCGCCAACATCCACTGGCCAAGCTCACCCCGAGAATTGATGATCAAGGAATTCTCAGGCTTGGTGGACGACTAAAGAACTCATTGCTTGATCCAGACGAGACTCATCCAATTATCTTACCACGACAATCTCGCCTGACAACGCTCATCATCAACGAAGCTCACCAGAAAACACTCCACGGAGGAGTTCAACTCACCATGGCTCACATCAGACAACGATACTGGATCGTTGGTGGCAGAAAGTCAGTGCACGCATCAATTCTGCGCTGTGCTGTCTGCACCAGATTCAGGGCAACAAGAGCCCAACAGTTAATGGGTCAACTTCCAACAGCCAGAGCAACGCCTTCAAGACCATTCCTGCATACTGGAGTGGACTATGCAGGGCCACTTCCAATCCTGAAGTGGAGACCAACGAACGCGCAACCATCAACGGTTCATATAGCGGTTTTTGTGTGTTTCACAACCTCAGCTGTTCACCTTGAACTGGTCAACAGACAAACAACGGATGCATTTATCGCAGCATACAAAAGATTTACTGGAAGGCGAGGCATTCCAGCTATCATGTATAGTGACAATGCAACGACATTCGAAGGAGCAGCCAACGAACTCAACAGACTATACAACCAAGAATCTCCAGATAACCAACAAATTAGAGCTGCTCTTGCTTCCAACGGAACCCAGTGGAAATTCATCCCACCAAATGCTCCTCACTTCGGAGGCAAGTGGGAGGCCGCTGTAAAGTCAACGAAGTATCATCTACGACGAGTATTAGGAACAACAACTTTAACATACGAAGAGCTCAACACGATCCTGATACAAATCGAGGCCTGTCTCAACTCAAGGCCTATTGTTCCGATGAGAGATGACCCAGATGACCTTCAGGCTCTTACACCAGGGCATTTCCTCATCGGAGAACCTCTTCAACTACTCCCGGAGCCATCTCAACTCAACACAAATATCACACGATCACACGATGGAATCTGGTGA